The following proteins are encoded in a genomic region of Buchnera aphidicola (Aphis nerii):
- a CDS encoding DUF2076 domain-containing protein, which produces MKDEEKKLIENLFHRLKNTELNSSERDDDANSLIQDLVKKQPYSSYYMTQTILIQETAIKKLSLKVEELKNKISNLNVNKTNKKPSFLSSFFKKESNHPDTSNNIWKKNQSIPASYETSPASSQTINNSSGSNSGFLKNALQTATGVAGGMILGNMLMNVFNHSKPEEEVFDTINEPSISNIENHEFHANDEHHLVNYDNQNDFYNSEDESNFENNINEIDETNDMSDINDDNFI; this is translated from the coding sequence ATGAAAGATGAAGAAAAAAAATTAATAGAAAATTTATTTCATCGTTTAAAGAATACTGAATTGAATTCTTCTGAACGAGATGATGACGCAAATAGTTTAATTCAAGATCTAGTTAAAAAACAACCGTATTCTTCTTATTACATGACTCAAACAATATTAATTCAAGAAACAGCAATAAAAAAACTAAGTTTAAAAGTAGAAGAGTTAAAAAATAAAATATCAAATTTAAATGTAAATAAAACAAATAAAAAACCAAGTTTTTTATCTAGTTTTTTTAAAAAAGAATCAAATCATCCAGATACATCTAATAATATTTGGAAAAAAAATCAAAGTATTCCAGCTTCTTATGAAACCTCACCAGCATCTTCTCAAACCATTAACAATAGTAGCGGTAGTAATAGTGGTTTTCTTAAAAATGCTTTACAAACTGCGACTGGAGTAGCAGGTGGGATGATTTTAGGTAATATGTTAATGAATGTTTTTAATCATAGTAAACCTGAAGAAGAAGTATTCGATACAATTAACGAACCCTCTATATCTAATATAGAAAATCATGAATTTCATGCAAATGATGAACATCATTTAGTTAATTATGACAATCAAAATGATTTTTATAATTCGGAAGATGAATCTAATTTTGAAAATAATATTAATGAAATTGATGAAACAAATGATATGAGCGATATTAATGATGATAATTTTATTTAA
- the grpE gene encoding nucleotide exchange factor GrpE yields NELNELKEKISNNEKKIYDIQLRHLAHIENIKKNAEIEIKNIKIIKKEQFFKKIIPIIEVLENTLTLSKKLDLNKEPLIQGIELTLKSLLKIIYEFGVKKEGKKNEVFNPNIHNIILTENSTEIQPNHIISVKRNGFSFNNIILRKALVIVCKI; encoded by the coding sequence TAAACGAATTAAACGAATTAAAAGAGAAAATATCAAATAATGAAAAAAAAATATATGATATACAATTAAGACATTTAGCACATATAGAAAATATAAAAAAAAATGCTGAAATAGAAATTAAAAATATAAAAATTATAAAAAAAGAGCAATTTTTTAAAAAAATTATACCAATTATAGAAGTATTAGAAAATACTTTAACTCTTTCTAAAAAATTAGATTTAAATAAAGAACCTTTAATTCAAGGAATAGAATTAACATTAAAGTCTTTATTAAAAATAATATATGAATTTGGAGTAAAAAAAGAAGGCAAAAAAAATGAAGTTTTTAATCCAAACATTCATAATATTATATTAACCGAAAATTCAACAGAAATACAACCTAATCATATTATTTCAGTAAAACGAAATGGTTTTAGTTTTAATAACATTATACTTAGAAAAGCACTTGTAATAGTTTGTAAAATTTAA
- a CDS encoding peroxiredoxin, with amino-acid sequence MVLVAKKAPNFIAQALLSNGEIINDFDLKKYSNGQSIVLFFWPMDFTFVCPSEIMEFNKTYEEFQKRNIKIVGVSIDSVFVHQAWQNTLPKDGGIGKIKFPMISDLKHDIQKSYGIEHPELNIALRASFIIDKNWIIRHQVVNDLPFGRNINEILRIIDAIEFHNKYGEVCPANWEPGKDGITTSLKGISSYLNKHFS; translated from the coding sequence ATGGTTTTAGTTGCAAAAAAAGCGCCAAATTTTATAGCTCAAGCACTTTTAAGTAATGGTGAAATTATTAATGATTTTGATTTAAAAAAATATTCTAATGGTCAATCAATTGTATTGTTTTTTTGGCCAATGGATTTTACTTTTGTTTGTCCTTCTGAAATTATGGAATTTAATAAAACTTATGAAGAATTTCAAAAAAGAAATATTAAAATTGTAGGTGTATCAATTGATAGTGTATTTGTACATCAAGCATGGCAAAATACTCTTCCCAAAGATGGAGGAATTGGAAAAATTAAATTTCCTATGATATCTGATTTAAAACATGATATTCAAAAATCTTATGGTATTGAACATCCAGAACTAAATATAGCATTAAGAGCTTCGTTTATCATTGATAAAAACTGGATAATACGTCATCAAGTTGTTAATGATCTTCCATTTGGACGTAATATTAATGAAATATTACGTATTATCGATGCTATAGAATTTCATAATAAATACGGAGAAGTATGCCCTGCAAATTGGGAACCAGGAAAAGATGGAATAACTACTTCTTTAAAAGGAATTTCTTCATATTTAAACAAACATTTTTCTTAA